From the Gemmatimonadota bacterium genome, the window AAGTGTAGATGCCGTTGTCAACGCAGCCTCGCGCGTGTATGAACTTTACGATGCAACAGAAAATCTGATTGTCGAACACCCCGATTGCGAACACGATTTTCCCAACGCCATGCGCGAACAGGCATATCAATTATTCGAAAAACACCTTGGATAACTCGAGAGACGCCATGCAAAGCAAAGTCGCTGTCCTCCGCACATCGCCGCATACGGTCTTTGAAGACTACCACCGCCTGCTCAATCTGGCGGATTACCAGAATATAATTGCCAAAGAAGTAGAAACCGCGCTCAAGATCAACATTTCCTGGCACTTCTTTTTCCCCGGATGTTCCACAACACCATGGCAACTCGACGGTGTTATTCGCGCCATGAAACGGGATGGCTACGATCCCGACCTCATTCACGGCTGCCACAACCGAACCGTGGTCATTGACGCACGTTTGGGCGAAAAAGAAAACAAACACCTCCCCGTCATCGAAGCGCACGGCTTGAAAAATATACATCTCTACGAAGGCGAAGAATGGATCAACGTACGCGACGCAGTCGGCGACCTCACCGAAAATTTTCTCTGCCTGAACGAAGTCTATCCCAAAGGCTTTCACATTCCCAAACGCTTCATTGATGAAAACATCATCCATTTCCCCACCGTCAAAACCCACGTCTTTACCACCACCACAGGCGCCATGAAAAATGCCTTTGGCGGCCTGCTCAACGAACGCCGTCACTGGACACATCCCGTCATTCACGAAACCCTCGTCGATCTGCTCATGATTCAAAAGAAAATCCACCGCGGTGTCTTCGCAGTCATGGACGGCACCTTTGCAGGCGATGGCCCCGGCCCGCGCTGTATGATTCCCCACACCAAAAACGTCATCCTCGCCAGTGCCGATCAGGTCGCCATTGACGCAGTCGCCGCCAAAATGATGGGCTTTGACCCACTTTCAATCAAATACATCCGCATAGCACACGACCTGGGCCTGGGATGCGGGGATCCCACCCAAATCGAAATTGTGGGCGATTTGGACGCCGCAGAAGAGAATTGGGACTTTGTTGGCCCGTACAAAAAAATGACCTTTGCCTCTAAAATGCAGCACAGGATCTACTGGGGGAGCCTCAAAAAACCCATCGAATGGTCGCTCAAAACCATCCTCGCCCCCTGGGCTTATATGGCTTCCGTACTCTACCACGACAGTTTCTGGTATCCTTTCCACGCGAAAAACAAAATGCAGGACGTGCTAAACAGCGACTGGGGCCGCCTCTTCCGCAACTGGGAACACCTCACCCCAAACGCACAGGGCTTTCCCGACGTGGGCGACACCTCTGCCAAACTGAAAAAAACAAATCTGCAAGCCCTGAGGGATTCGCTCGGTATCTTGCGCGATTGCATTGTCGAAGCCCCCGAATTCATCCAGTCCCGCAAAAGAGAAAACACCCTGCACGCCCATGACCGAAAACATTAACCGCTTATTCCGCGACCAACTGCCGGAACAGCGCATTGCAAAAATCGAACCGCTCTGCGAAACCCGGGCGCACACAGTCTGGAAAGTCACGGCAGACCGCTCGGTATTTGCTGTAAAACATCACCTCTTTGCATCGCTCACGCGCGGCAAACCATACCACTTGCTCGCCGTTGAACAAAAAGTTACCAACCATCTCCTCGCCAGCGGCGTCTCTGTCCCCCGCATTATAGCAACCGATCCTGATGGCGGACTGGTCATCTACGAATGGTGCGGCAATCACACCCTCGACGACATCTGCCAGACTGCGGACCCCAGCCCATTCGCACCCACCGTCATCAACACCCTTTGCGCCCTTGAAAAAGCATTTTACAAACACAGATCCAAATTCATCCCGCACATCGCGCCCGGATGTAGTGCAGATGACCTGCGAGAACAGTGGCACAACACCACCCAATCACTCACAGAAACGCTTCCATCACTCGTACGCGATCCCAACGCGCCAGATCTTCCATCGACCTGGGAAACCCTCGTAAACGAACTCAGCCACGCACCGCCAGTAATCGGTCCCACCGACTACAACGCCCGCAACATCGCGTGTCCAAATCCAGAAACAGCAACAGTTCTCGAACTCGCCAAAATTGGCTATGACTGGCCCGAACGCCGCCTGGTACAATACACGACATCGCTCGGCGCGCACAATCCCCGCGGTCACAT encodes:
- a CDS encoding DUF362 domain-containing protein produces the protein MQSKVAVLRTSPHTVFEDYHRLLNLADYQNIIAKEVETALKINISWHFFFPGCSTTPWQLDGVIRAMKRDGYDPDLIHGCHNRTVVIDARLGEKENKHLPVIEAHGLKNIHLYEGEEWINVRDAVGDLTENFLCLNEVYPKGFHIPKRFIDENIIHFPTVKTHVFTTTTGAMKNAFGGLLNERRHWTHPVIHETLVDLLMIQKKIHRGVFAVMDGTFAGDGPGPRCMIPHTKNVILASADQVAIDAVAAKMMGFDPLSIKYIRIAHDLGLGCGDPTQIEIVGDLDAAEENWDFVGPYKKMTFASKMQHRIYWGSLKKPIEWSLKTILAPWAYMASVLYHDSFWYPFHAKNKMQDVLNSDWGRLFRNWEHLTPNAQGFPDVGDTSAKLKKTNLQALRDSLGILRDCIVEAPEFIQSRKRENTLHAHDRKH